The proteins below come from a single Bacteroides sp. genomic window:
- the nuoE gene encoding NADH-quinone oxidoreductase subunit NuoE, whose product MTKIQEFVKEQADVYGRRRNSLMPILQAVVQKERFLSEEAMVAIATELDLSTADVFGTASFYTFLDTVPRGKNIIRICKTITCHMKGKDAIIETLEDMLKIKLGETTSDGKFSLLPANCLGWCHKGPVMLVNDEVYPEITPEKAVEVVHEYLKKTK is encoded by the coding sequence ATGACTAAGATCCAAGAATTCGTAAAGGAGCAGGCCGACGTTTATGGTCGCAGGCGAAATAGCCTGATGCCAATTTTGCAGGCTGTTGTGCAAAAGGAGCGCTTCCTTTCAGAAGAAGCCATGGTGGCCATAGCTACCGAGCTCGATTTGAGCACTGCCGATGTGTTTGGCACAGCATCTTTTTACACTTTCCTCGACACTGTACCGCGTGGGAAGAACATTATCCGCATTTGCAAGACCATTACTTGCCATATGAAAGGAAAGGATGCCATCATTGAAACACTGGAGGACATGCTCAAAATTAAACTTGGTGAAACCACTTCCGATGGAAAATTCAGCCTTTTGCCGGCCAACTGTTTGGGATGGTGCCACAAGGGGCCTGTAATGCTTGTAAATGATGAGGTTTACCCGGAGATTACCCCCGAAAAGGCCGTTGAAGTAGTGCACGAATATCTTAAAAAAACGAAGTAG
- the mnhG gene encoding monovalent cation/H(+) antiporter subunit G: MNENISLVLISIGILFDLLGCIGLLRFPDVYNRLQSATKCVTLGTWCILLGVFVRFGFSEIGLKALISIPLLFLASTVAAHSLARAAYHYGFPMWKGSVVDDYKQQVKKEGKVETNIEKSPGF, from the coding sequence ATGAATGAGAATATTAGTCTGGTTTTGATTTCTATTGGCATCCTTTTTGACCTTCTTGGATGCATTGGGCTGCTTAGATTTCCCGATGTGTATAACCGCCTTCAGTCGGCAACAAAATGCGTTACCCTTGGCACCTGGTGCATTTTACTGGGGGTATTTGTAAGGTTTGGGTTTTCCGAAATAGGCTTGAAAGCCTTGATCTCAATTCCCTTACTCTTTCTCGCATCGACCGTGGCCGCGCACTCCCTGGCCAGAGCTGCCTACCATTACGGTTTCCCAATGTGGAAGGGAAGCGTTGTCGATGATTACAAGCAGCAGGTAAAAAAAGAAGGAAAAGTTGAAACAAATATTGAAAAGTCCCCAGGTTTCTAA
- a CDS encoding MnhB domain-containing protein yields the protein MTNIVKTVTRIIGGVVFLFGLYIVTHGHLSPGGGFAGGTIIAGAFILLVLAYGDNVMHLRRIKEESSALENIAIFCILIMATVGFMLGAKVFFNNFLPTGVAGQLVSAGIIPLFNILIGIEVAAALFTIFLAFVIFKEEEK from the coding sequence ATGACGAATATTGTAAAGACAGTGACCCGAATCATAGGCGGGGTGGTCTTTCTCTTTGGGCTATACATTGTAACGCATGGGCACCTTTCGCCTGGAGGGGGCTTTGCAGGAGGAACCATTATTGCTGGGGCCTTTATTTTGCTTGTGCTTGCTTATGGCGACAATGTCATGCACCTGAGAAGAATCAAAGAAGAGTCTTCAGCCCTTGAAAACATCGCGATCTTTTGCATCCTGATCATGGCTACCGTTGGGTTTATGCTTGGAGCAAAGGTGTTTTTCAATAACTTTTTGCCCACAGGTGTTGCCGGACAACTGGTAAGCGCTGGCATCATCCCCCTTTTCAACATCCTGATCGGCATTGAAGTAGCTGCAGCACTTTTCACCATCTTTTTGGCATTCGTAATATTTAAGGAGGAAGAGAAATGA
- a CDS encoding monovalent cation/H+ antiporter complex subunit F: MSPLINFFLYALIAMCFICLYRVIKGPTIADRMVGIDILGILVVGITAIIAMKTNRMFILDIGIAWIILSFIGTLTLAKYLGRNKLNE; this comes from the coding sequence ATGAGCCCATTGATAAACTTTTTCCTCTATGCCCTGATTGCCATGTGCTTCATATGCCTTTACAGGGTAATAAAGGGGCCCACTATTGCCGATCGGATGGTTGGAATTGATATCCTTGGTATTCTCGTGGTTGGTATTACTGCCATTATTGCCATGAAAACCAACCGAATGTTTATCCTTGATATCGGGATAGCCTGGATAATACTGAGTTTTATCGGAACGCTAACGCTTGCAAAATATTTAGGGAGGAACAAGCTAAATGAATGA
- a CDS encoding proton-conducting transporter membrane subunit, whose amino-acid sequence MSAFIPLFVILPLAGAFVIPVFTGYWKNMGKVLTPTLMLVLLALSVMFFFRDSAVFVYYVGGWELINGVPVGIQFVVDGLSVLMLSIINMVAFFASFFSISYLKKFTGDKYFYALFCLMVAGMNGVVITGDLFNLFIFLEIAVIASYALVAFGIEREELEASFKYQVLGGLASLLVLLGIVVLYWKTGSLNIADISWVLKQEGSSPSLLFIQILFIAGFGLKAAMIPFHAWLPDAHSSAPAPISAMLSGVLIKAVGVYAIMRLFFNMFELTYEMSMLILVIGTISMVGGVFLAIGQWDFKRLLAYHSISQMGYVFLGLGMGMVILSVNGNKAVAIMAIAGGLYHMVNHAVFKSLLFLNSGAVEYKTGTRMLKELGGLSENMPLTSTSSFGASMAISGIPPFNGFFSKLLIIIAAVQGQFYLMAALAVLVSIITLASFMKVHRYAFSGNFRYRDMKKFGEAPFSMLFSMLVMAGLCLLLSLLIIPVFRDIFLTPAVNDLINLLNYSQPIIGY is encoded by the coding sequence ATGAGTGCTTTTATCCCATTATTTGTCATTTTGCCGTTGGCCGGGGCGTTTGTCATTCCGGTGTTTACCGGGTACTGGAAAAACATGGGCAAAGTGCTTACTCCAACCCTTATGCTTGTGCTACTGGCGCTTTCTGTTATGTTCTTTTTCCGCGACTCAGCTGTTTTTGTTTATTATGTGGGCGGCTGGGAACTTATCAACGGGGTGCCGGTGGGTATTCAGTTTGTGGTTGACGGACTCAGCGTTTTGATGCTGTCGATCATAAATATGGTGGCATTCTTTGCTTCTTTTTTCTCCATTTCGTACCTGAAGAAATTTACCGGTGATAAATATTTTTACGCACTTTTCTGTCTGATGGTAGCTGGCATGAATGGGGTTGTGATCACAGGTGACTTATTTAACCTGTTCATTTTTCTTGAAATTGCCGTTATTGCAAGCTATGCACTGGTGGCCTTTGGCATTGAACGCGAAGAACTGGAGGCCTCATTCAAATACCAGGTCCTTGGCGGCCTTGCCTCGCTTCTGGTGCTGCTGGGTATTGTTGTTTTGTACTGGAAAACTGGCAGCCTTAATATCGCTGATATTTCCTGGGTGTTGAAACAGGAAGGAAGCAGCCCCTCGTTGCTCTTTATACAGATCCTTTTTATTGCTGGTTTTGGCCTTAAAGCCGCTATGATCCCGTTTCACGCCTGGTTGCCCGATGCGCATTCCTCAGCCCCTGCGCCCATATCGGCTATGCTTTCGGGGGTGCTGATAAAGGCCGTTGGCGTTTATGCCATAATGCGGCTATTTTTCAATATGTTTGAGCTCACTTACGAAATGTCCATGCTGATTCTGGTTATCGGAACCATTTCGATGGTGGGCGGGGTTTTTCTGGCCATTGGGCAGTGGGATTTCAAGCGCTTGTTGGCCTACCACAGCATCAGTCAGATGGGGTATGTCTTCCTTGGCCTGGGCATGGGGATGGTGATCCTTTCGGTAAACGGAAACAAGGCCGTAGCTATTATGGCCATTGCCGGCGGGCTGTATCACATGGTAAACCATGCTGTGTTTAAAAGTCTGCTGTTTCTGAATTCCGGTGCGGTTGAATACAAAACTGGTACTCGCATGCTGAAGGAACTTGGCGGATTGTCAGAGAACATGCCCTTAACCTCTACCAGTTCTTTCGGGGCGTCCATGGCCATTTCAGGAATACCGCCCTTCAACGGATTTTTTAGCAAACTCCTTATTATCATTGCGGCCGTGCAGGGGCAGTTTTACCTGATGGCGGCATTGGCAGTCCTTGTAAGTATTATTACGCTGGCTTCGTTTATGAAAGTGCACCGTTACGCCTTTTCAGGCAATTTCAGGTATAGGGATATGAAGAAATTTGGCGAAGCGCCTTTCAGCATGTTGTTTTCAATGCTTGTAATGGCAGGGCTCTGCCTGCTGCTTAGCCTACTTATCATCCCGGTATTCAGGGATATCTTTCTGACGCCGGCAGTGAATGACCTTATAAATTTGCTTAATTATTCACAACCAATAATAGGGTATTAG
- a CDS encoding NADH-dependent [FeFe] hydrogenase, group A6: MSKYKVNLKINNIPISVDEGTTILEAARKLNFNIPTLCHHDDLCVAGNCRVCVVEQKGARLLTASCATPVSEGMEILTNSMKVRQARKHIVELLLAEHNADCTKCFKNGSCELQDISNEYRIGTHVFLDLVKEKDKIQDISSPSIVKDDSKCIRCQRCVRTCSQLQAVSALAVTRKGNHMRVSTFLDKPMNDVVCTNCGQCINRCPTAALTERSYIDQVFDVIYDPSKFVVVQTAPATRVAIGEEFGLEPGTRVTGKMVAALRRLGFDKVLDTDFTADLTIIEEGNELLSRLKQALVDGKEVALPMMTSCSPGWIKFQEHLYPEFLGNLSTCKSPQQMFGPLAKTYYAEKVNKNPADMIVVSIMPCTAKKFEAERPEMRGSGYKDVDFVLTTREMGMMIRQAGIDFNKLQPEGYDRILGESTGAAVIFGATGGVMEAALRSAYEIVTGREVPFGNLNIKPVRGMEGVKEAAIKIKDVKPEWKFLEGVELKVAIAHGLANAKVLMDRVKEGKADFHFIEVMACPSGCIGGGGQPIPTNMEIRKKRASGIYDEDEQMVIRKSHENPEVIELYDKFLHEPLGHRSHDLLHTHYYPRKRH, encoded by the coding sequence ATGAGTAAATATAAAGTCAACCTTAAGATTAATAATATTCCCATCTCAGTGGATGAGGGAACGACCATCCTGGAAGCGGCCCGAAAACTGAATTTTAATATTCCAACCCTTTGCCATCATGATGACCTTTGTGTGGCAGGAAACTGTCGGGTTTGCGTTGTTGAGCAGAAAGGTGCCCGGCTGTTGACGGCTTCCTGTGCAACGCCCGTTAGCGAAGGTATGGAGATTTTAACCAACAGCATGAAGGTACGCCAGGCGAGAAAACACATTGTTGAGCTACTGCTCGCCGAGCATAATGCCGACTGCACCAAATGTTTCAAGAATGGAAGCTGCGAACTCCAGGACATTTCTAACGAATACCGTATCGGGACTCATGTTTTCCTTGACCTTGTGAAAGAAAAGGACAAGATCCAGGACATTTCAAGTCCATCAATTGTTAAGGATGACAGCAAATGCATCCGCTGCCAGCGTTGTGTTCGAACTTGCTCACAACTTCAGGCAGTCAGCGCGCTTGCAGTTACCAGAAAGGGTAACCACATGAGGGTGTCAACTTTCCTGGATAAACCTATGAACGATGTGGTTTGTACCAACTGCGGGCAGTGCATTAACCGCTGTCCTACCGCCGCCCTGACCGAACGGTCATATATTGACCAAGTGTTTGATGTGATTTATGACCCCAGCAAATTTGTTGTTGTTCAGACTGCCCCTGCTACCCGGGTTGCCATTGGTGAAGAGTTCGGCCTTGAACCAGGGACCCGTGTAACTGGCAAAATGGTAGCCGCATTACGGAGGCTCGGTTTTGATAAGGTGTTAGACACCGATTTCACTGCTGACCTTACCATAATTGAAGAAGGCAACGAATTGCTTAGCCGCCTTAAGCAAGCTCTTGTGGACGGCAAGGAGGTGGCTCTGCCAATGATGACCAGCTGTTCGCCTGGCTGGATCAAATTCCAGGAGCATCTTTATCCGGAATTTCTTGGCAACCTGTCCACTTGCAAGTCGCCCCAACAAATGTTCGGACCCTTGGCAAAGACCTATTATGCAGAAAAGGTGAACAAGAACCCCGCAGATATGATTGTAGTGTCCATTATGCCATGTACTGCTAAGAAATTTGAGGCTGAAAGGCCCGAAATGCGGGGCAGTGGATACAAGGATGTAGACTTTGTATTAACCACCCGCGAAATGGGTATGATGATCCGTCAGGCTGGTATCGACTTCAACAAGTTACAACCTGAAGGGTATGATAGAATCCTGGGCGAATCTACTGGGGCCGCCGTTATTTTTGGTGCCACTGGTGGTGTGATGGAGGCTGCCCTTCGGTCAGCTTACGAAATCGTTACCGGCCGCGAAGTACCCTTCGGTAACTTAAACATTAAACCTGTTAGGGGGATGGAAGGCGTGAAGGAAGCCGCCATTAAAATCAAAGACGTAAAACCGGAATGGAAATTCCTGGAAGGTGTAGAATTGAAGGTGGCTATTGCCCATGGCCTTGCCAATGCCAAGGTATTGATGGATCGGGTGAAAGAAGGGAAAGCCGACTTCCACTTTATTGAAGTGATGGCTTGCCCGAGTGGTTGTATCGGAGGCGGTGGCCAGCCCATTCCAACCAACATGGAAATCCGCAAAAAACGTGCTTCCGGAATCTATGATGAGGATGAACAAATGGTTATTCGCAAGTCCCATGAGAACCCTGAGGTGATTGAGCTTTATGACAAGTTCCTTCATGAACCCTTGGGGCATCGCTCACACGATCTGCTCCATACGCACTACTACCCACGTAAAAGGCACTAA
- a CDS encoding NADH-ubiquinone oxidoreductase-F iron-sulfur binding region domain-containing protein: MENKIKKVDLIFEKVDQLAILDKSFKRSSDEIILDVIDSGLRGRGGAGFPTGLKWKFARNEESDQKYVICNADEGEPGTFKDREILTQVPEKVLAGMALCGKAIGATEGYIYLRAEYNFLLPMLHEKMREFNQQMKDRNFEFTVFVRSGSGAYVCGEETALMESMEGHRGEPRNKPPFPTQRGYLGKPTSINNVETLVFALMIANYGPQTFKELGTFDSRGSKVFSIAGDTPKAGIYELELGMSLEDFVNEFGDGDTKAVQVGGASGFCVARKHFKETLIGFEGIPTGGSMMLFNSSRSMYNILHDYLEFFEEESCGQCTPCRVGCQQLLKGIEAVKRGNKSPAYLETLQKLSDTMRIASKCGLGQSVGNPFNSIINNFREEIIY; this comes from the coding sequence ATGGAAAATAAAATCAAAAAAGTAGACCTCATTTTTGAAAAAGTGGACCAGCTGGCCATTTTGGACAAATCCTTCAAGCGCAGCAGCGACGAGATCATTCTGGATGTGATTGATTCAGGCCTCAGAGGCCGGGGCGGAGCTGGATTCCCCACTGGCTTGAAATGGAAGTTTGCCAGAAATGAAGAGTCTGATCAGAAATATGTGATTTGTAATGCTGACGAAGGGGAACCTGGTACCTTCAAGGATCGCGAGATTCTAACACAGGTTCCCGAAAAAGTGCTGGCTGGTATGGCGCTTTGCGGAAAGGCCATCGGTGCAACCGAAGGTTACATTTACCTAAGGGCTGAATATAACTTCTTGCTGCCAATGCTGCATGAAAAAATGCGGGAATTTAACCAGCAAATGAAAGACCGCAATTTCGAGTTCACTGTGTTTGTTCGTTCAGGAAGTGGTGCTTACGTTTGCGGTGAAGAAACCGCGCTAATGGAATCCATGGAAGGGCATCGCGGGGAACCTAGAAATAAGCCTCCTTTCCCAACGCAACGTGGCTATCTTGGCAAACCAACCTCAATTAATAACGTGGAAACCTTGGTGTTTGCCCTGATGATTGCAAACTATGGTCCCCAAACCTTTAAAGAACTAGGTACCTTCGACTCAAGGGGTTCAAAAGTGTTTTCCATTGCTGGTGACACACCAAAGGCTGGCATTTATGAGCTGGAGCTTGGAATGAGTCTTGAAGATTTTGTGAATGAGTTTGGCGATGGGGATACCAAAGCTGTTCAGGTTGGAGGTGCCTCTGGTTTCTGTGTAGCCCGCAAACACTTCAAGGAAACACTCATAGGCTTTGAAGGGATTCCAACGGGAGGCTCCATGATGCTTTTCAATAGCTCGCGTTCGATGTACAATATTTTACATGATTACCTCGAGTTCTTTGAAGAAGAGTCTTGCGGACAGTGCACTCCATGCCGCGTGGGTTGCCAGCAACTCCTTAAAGGAATTGAAGCCGTAAAACGAGGGAATAAGTCCCCGGCTTACCTTGAAACCCTCCAAAAACTGTCTGATACTATGAGGATCGCATCAAAATGTGGCCTTGGACAGTCAGTCGGAAATCCCTTCAATTCGATTATCAATAATTTCCGGGAGGAAATTATCTATTAA
- a CDS encoding 4Fe-4S dicluster domain-containing protein, whose amino-acid sequence MNYPKIREIKEAIVSLFTPAFTSRFPKEPHSPFENFRGKPVVDDSNCVGCETCANVCPPGAIKFFDDKEKKLRLITRDMGLCIFCGQCELHCITGKGVALSDKIFDLSTFDREQLIERQEKELLVCKFCNAVITTREHYKYIHDVLGPKAFSNILNLNMLNERLQLAGRDDTEVEVLDHLKRKDMFNVICPNCLRQTLVKDLI is encoded by the coding sequence ATGAACTATCCTAAGATCAGGGAAATAAAAGAAGCCATTGTGTCGCTGTTTACACCAGCCTTCACAAGTCGTTTCCCTAAAGAACCCCATAGCCCATTTGAAAACTTCAGAGGAAAACCTGTTGTGGACGATTCCAATTGTGTGGGCTGCGAAACCTGCGCCAATGTATGCCCTCCCGGGGCCATAAAGTTTTTTGATGACAAGGAAAAGAAACTTAGGTTGATAACCCGTGATATGGGGCTTTGTATTTTTTGTGGCCAGTGTGAACTTCATTGTATTACCGGTAAGGGAGTAGCTCTTTCTGATAAAATTTTTGACCTTTCCACATTTGATCGCGAACAATTGATCGAAAGACAAGAAAAGGAACTTCTTGTTTGCAAATTTTGCAATGCTGTGATTACTACTCGCGAACATTATAAATACATTCATGATGTCCTGGGTCCGAAAGCATTTTCCAATATTTTGAACCTGAACATGCTAAATGAACGACTTCAACTTGCTGGTAGGGATGATACCGAAGTGGAGGTTTTGGATCACCTGAAAAGGAAAGACATGTTCAACGTTATTTGCCCCAACTGCCTCAGGCAAACCCTGGTAAAGGATCTTATCTGA
- the mbhE gene encoding hydrogen gas-evolving membrane-bound hydrogenase subunit E: protein MEALLAVLILLMIAGSIYTLHARDLLSAVIAYGITGFGLVICFLLLKAPDLAIAQIVVEIITLIIMIAVIRISTREDLTEGATIKVEGVRYVNLRSAVYFVTGLLFVLGFMYYFMKSTLNLDPFGEHSARMGQVYIEQGAELTGSANLVAGVLFDFRAYDTLGEATILITAVVGILTVLRLKGRK from the coding sequence ATGGAAGCGCTTCTTGCCGTATTAATCCTTCTGATGATCGCAGGATCGATTTACACCCTGCATGCGCGTGATTTGCTTTCGGCGGTCATTGCATATGGCATCACGGGTTTCGGGCTTGTGATCTGTTTCCTGCTGCTGAAAGCACCAGACCTGGCCATTGCTCAGATAGTGGTCGAGATCATAACCCTGATTATAATGATTGCCGTGATCAGGATCAGCACCCGCGAAGACCTTACGGAGGGTGCCACCATCAAGGTTGAAGGCGTGCGTTATGTAAATCTTCGTTCGGCGGTTTATTTCGTGACCGGTCTTTTGTTTGTGCTGGGATTTATGTATTACTTCATGAAATCCACTTTAAATCTCGATCCATTTGGAGAGCATTCAGCCCGTATGGGACAGGTTTACATTGAACAGGGAGCTGAGCTTACAGGAAGCGCCAATTTAGTGGCGGGGGTATTGTTCGACTTCAGGGCTTATGATACCTTAGGTGAAGCTACCATTCTGATTACTGCAGTGGTTGGCATTTTAACCGTATTACGTCTTAAAGGGAGGAAATAA
- a CDS encoding proton-conducting transporter membrane subunit, with amino-acid sequence MMREVYIIIFLPAIVGIILYAVPRKYFTAKGIVASLVAAVSLYYSFRLYSTAGGMMNLSLGQRFFPQGSQMHDLLDQAESFTMLNIDSLAKLIVIFVGLFTLLISVYSIGYLLPRIRPRSFFTYMLITAGCSNGAVLADHMLLFIFFWGILGITLYKLIKGYNSVTAAAAKKTFILIGASDGIMILGLAIIWRLGYPLSISAMSVNTTSLISVIAFVCLLIGAFTKAGAFPFHTWVPDYATYGSASSSAYMPASLDKLLGIYFLARLFNSMFIINDWITLAVLIIGVSTIIIAVMMALAQHDYKRLLGYHAVSQVGYMVTGFALGTPLGVAGGLFHMFNHALYKSGLFLAAGHVEKYTGKYNIEDLGGLSKVMPLTFFSAIIFALSISGIPPLNGFASKWLIYQGIVEFGQGSGLANQLWIVWLVLAMFGSALTLASFIKFLSGIFMGPLNPTYKTLREKNYLMCAPQLLLAVICIGLGVFASGWIIPKVIQSVSGSFSYIGFWESSTVSLMVLISIILGLIFYLLLFKKNIRVEKPFILGEPNDTTSSFHAGEFFKTILDNSFLNSMYKAAEKKYFDIYEISRGTVLGISKALRWLHLGVLPVYLIWIIAGLLVMFIIFL; translated from the coding sequence ATGATGAGAGAGGTATATATTATCATTTTTTTGCCCGCCATTGTGGGAATTATCCTGTATGCCGTGCCAAGGAAATATTTTACTGCCAAAGGAATCGTTGCATCGCTGGTGGCCGCAGTTAGTCTCTATTACTCCTTCAGGCTCTATTCCACGGCCGGCGGTATGATGAACCTGAGTCTTGGACAAAGGTTTTTTCCCCAAGGGAGCCAAATGCATGATCTGCTGGATCAGGCAGAGAGTTTTACCATGCTGAATATCGATAGTCTGGCCAAACTGATTGTGATTTTTGTCGGCTTGTTTACGCTTCTGATCTCGGTTTACTCCATTGGATACCTGCTTCCGCGAATCCGGCCAAGAAGTTTCTTTACCTATATGCTGATCACGGCAGGCTGTTCAAACGGGGCGGTTCTGGCCGATCATATGCTGCTTTTTATCTTCTTCTGGGGCATACTTGGAATAACACTGTACAAATTGATTAAAGGATACAACAGCGTTACCGCGGCGGCGGCTAAGAAAACCTTTATTTTGATCGGGGCTTCTGATGGCATCATGATCCTTGGGCTGGCCATAATCTGGAGGCTGGGATACCCCTTGTCAATTTCAGCCATGAGTGTAAATACAACATCCCTGATTTCGGTCATTGCCTTTGTTTGCCTACTGATCGGAGCTTTTACCAAGGCGGGCGCTTTCCCCTTTCATACCTGGGTGCCCGATTATGCCACCTATGGTTCGGCAAGTTCATCGGCTTACATGCCTGCCTCACTCGACAAGCTGCTGGGCATTTATTTTCTTGCAAGGCTGTTCAATAGCATGTTCATTATCAACGACTGGATAACACTTGCGGTATTGATCATTGGCGTTTCAACCATTATTATTGCCGTAATGATGGCCCTTGCTCAACATGACTATAAGCGTCTGTTGGGCTATCACGCCGTTTCGCAGGTAGGTTATATGGTTACTGGCTTTGCCTTGGGAACACCCCTTGGAGTAGCAGGTGGCTTATTTCATATGTTTAATCATGCCCTTTATAAAAGTGGTCTTTTTTTAGCGGCTGGACATGTGGAGAAATATACCGGGAAGTACAACATTGAAGACCTTGGGGGCTTGTCAAAGGTTATGCCGCTGACATTTTTCTCGGCAATTATTTTTGCTCTTTCAATTTCAGGGATACCCCCTTTAAACGGATTTGCATCCAAATGGCTTATTTACCAAGGTATTGTTGAATTTGGACAAGGAAGTGGATTAGCCAACCAGTTGTGGATTGTTTGGCTGGTTCTGGCCATGTTTGGATCGGCCCTTACCCTTGCAAGTTTTATAAAATTCCTATCTGGGATTTTTATGGGGCCGCTGAATCCTACTTACAAAACTTTGCGCGAGAAAAACTATTTAATGTGTGCTCCACAGTTGCTTCTGGCCGTCATTTGCATTGGCCTTGGGGTATTCGCTTCGGGTTGGATTATCCCTAAGGTAATACAATCAGTCAGTGGCAGTTTCTCCTATATCGGGTTCTGGGAGTCTTCTACCGTTTCGCTGATGGTTCTGATTTCAATTATCCTTGGCTTAATTTTCTACTTGTTGCTTTTTAAAAAGAATATCAGAGTAGAGAAACCTTTTATACTTGGTGAACCAAATGATACCACATCAAGCTTTCACGCAGGCGAGTTCTTCAAAACCATTTTGGATAACAGCTTCCTGAATTCAATGTACAAGGCTGCTGAAAAGAAGTATTTCGACATTTATGAAATTTCCAGGGGAACCGTTCTTGGCATCAGTAAGGCATTGAGATGGCTCCACCTTGGCGTTTTGCCGGTTTACCTGATCTGGATTATTGCCGGTTTACTGGTTATGTTTATCATCTTTTTATAA
- a CDS encoding Na+/H+ antiporter subunit E → MRYLALFIVLMIIWLLFTFSLAVNNLIVGAVCAAIAAAIFGGYFPRGSRMFLHPHRYFWAVIYLFIFLWECIKANFDVAYRVLHPGLPIKPGIVKVKLNVQGEMARTMLANSITMTPGTITIDIIDDYIYIHWIYVSSRGAEVYSRKICGRFEKYIRRIFE, encoded by the coding sequence ATGCGGTATCTAGCTCTTTTCATTGTTTTAATGATTATCTGGCTGTTATTTACTTTCAGCCTGGCAGTAAATAACCTTATAGTTGGTGCGGTTTGCGCAGCCATTGCCGCCGCCATTTTCGGAGGGTATTTTCCCAGGGGGTCACGGATGTTTCTTCATCCCCACAGATATTTCTGGGCGGTAATTTACCTTTTCATTTTCCTTTGGGAATGCATTAAGGCCAATTTCGATGTGGCCTACAGGGTGCTGCATCCGGGACTGCCCATTAAACCGGGCATTGTTAAGGTTAAGTTGAACGTGCAAGGTGAGATGGCCCGTACCATGCTGGCAAACTCCATTACCATGACTCCGGGAACCATTACTATTGACATTATTGATGATTACATATATATACACTGGATTTACGTCAGTTCTCGAGGTGCTGAGGTGTACTCAAGAAAAATTTGTGGAAGGTTTGAAAAATATATCAGGAGGATTTTTGAATGA
- a CDS encoding hydrogenase maturation protease, whose amino-acid sequence MDRIRRLLSNKNLRIVFAGIGNVLRSDDGAGPIIAQKLNNTENRIVIIPEAGIERYISAINREKPDLIVFFDCVNFGRHPGYWELIPINKIVETTSHSHNISLHKLAEFFFAETWVVGIQPANIEVGEKLSPEVEKSAQEIISLFNSI is encoded by the coding sequence ATGGACAGAATTAGGAGGCTTCTTTCCAACAAAAACCTGAGGATAGTTTTTGCAGGTATTGGCAATGTCCTCAGAAGCGATGACGGAGCAGGACCAATTATTGCCCAAAAACTAAATAATACTGAAAACCGAATTGTAATTATCCCGGAGGCCGGTATTGAACGCTATATCTCAGCCATCAACCGAGAAAAACCTGATCTCATTGTTTTTTTCGATTGTGTAAATTTTGGCAGGCATCCGGGTTACTGGGAACTTATTCCAATAAATAAAATCGTGGAAACAACCAGTCATAGTCATAATATTTCTTTGCATAAACTTGCAGAATTTTTCTTCGCTGAAACTTGGGTTGTTGGGATCCAGCCAGCAAACATTGAAGTGGGTGAAAAGCTCTCTCCAGAGGTCGAAAAGTCAGCCCAAGAAATTATTTCCCTATTTAATTCTATTTAA
- a CDS encoding sodium:proton antiporter, which produces MILYFLCFVLFLVGLYGVITRRNVIKIVLGICIMEYSINLLFVLIGYVHDGVAPIIVKGSTETNFVDPLPQAMVLTVIVIGLATTAMLLAIAIRVYRKHETFDIREIKNLKG; this is translated from the coding sequence ATGATCCTTTATTTTTTATGTTTTGTACTTTTTCTGGTGGGTCTTTATGGCGTGATAACGCGCCGTAATGTGATCAAGATTGTGCTGGGGATTTGCATTATGGAATACAGCATTAACCTGTTGTTTGTCCTCATAGGGTATGTGCACGATGGCGTAGCACCGATTATTGTGAAGGGATCAACCGAAACAAATTTTGTCGATCCCTTGCCTCAGGCAATGGTTCTTACGGTAATCGTAATTGGCCTGGCTACGACCGCCATGCTGCTTGCGATTGCAATCAGGGTTTACAGAAAACACGAAACATTCGATATCAGGGAAATAAAAAATTTAAAAGGCTGA